One Natrinema halophilum genomic window carries:
- a CDS encoding ABC transporter permease — translation MAIGDSQLEKRTDRTDRDEVEARVGWRYTLAQVRRDTTARWGLYIVAVVLFVAIFAFVDSHLSLLTFGVLSDFTFAKLLPIFDHPTYVPDPGEGTQHMPPYFPLAEQSWNPLPAGGTLEHPLGTDHTGRDYFTRIVYGTQVSVFVGIISTFIGLSGGTVVGAVAGYYGGRIDDILMRIIETIYSIPPLILIIVFTVFVGGANIWYAVLGVGIAFVPVFARIIRSRVLSVREMDYIEAARAAGLKDRNIIMRHVVPNSFAPVLVYATLQIGVTILIVAGLSFLGYGAQPPTPDWGQMLKTSHGYMHSNIWLSIWPGIAIMITIMGFNLFGDGLQDALDPRIDE, via the coding sequence ATGGCAATAGGCGATTCACAACTCGAGAAACGCACAGATCGGACCGACCGAGACGAGGTCGAAGCTCGCGTCGGCTGGCGATACACGCTCGCACAAGTGCGTCGGGATACGACGGCTCGCTGGGGGCTGTACATCGTCGCCGTCGTCCTGTTCGTTGCAATCTTCGCGTTCGTAGACAGTCACCTCTCGCTGCTCACGTTCGGGGTGCTCTCGGATTTTACGTTCGCGAAACTCCTCCCGATCTTCGATCACCCCACGTACGTCCCCGATCCGGGCGAGGGGACCCAGCACATGCCCCCCTATTTCCCGCTCGCAGAACAGTCGTGGAACCCGCTTCCGGCGGGCGGTACGCTCGAACATCCGCTCGGAACGGACCACACCGGCCGGGACTACTTCACTCGAATCGTCTACGGGACACAGGTATCGGTATTCGTCGGGATCATCTCAACGTTCATCGGGCTCTCGGGCGGAACGGTCGTCGGTGCTGTGGCCGGCTACTACGGCGGTCGGATTGACGACATCCTGATGCGTATCATCGAGACGATATACTCGATTCCACCGCTGATCCTCATTATCGTCTTCACCGTCTTCGTCGGCGGTGCGAACATCTGGTACGCGGTGCTCGGCGTCGGTATCGCGTTCGTGCCCGTCTTCGCCCGCATTATTCGGAGTCGGGTGCTGAGCGTCCGGGAGATGGATTACATCGAAGCGGCCAGGGCGGCAGGCCTAAAGGACAGGAACATCATCATGCGTCACGTCGTTCCCAACAGCTTCGCACCGGTGCTGGTGTATGCGACGCTCCAGATCGGCGTGACGATTCTCATCGTCGCCGGTCTCTCGTTTCTCGGCTACGGCGCACAGCCGCCGACCCCGGACTGGGGCCAGATGCTCAAGACCTCACACGGGTACATGCACTCGAACATCTGGCTCTCGATCTGGCCAGGGATCGCGATCATGATCACGATTATGGGCTTCAACCTGTTCGGCGACGGCCTTCAGGACGCCCTCGACCCCCGAATTGACGAGTAA
- a CDS encoding ABC transporter ATP-binding protein, whose protein sequence is MSSEPLLRVENLKTQFFTESGTVRAVDGISFEVHEGEIVGLVGESGAGKSVASMSLMRLIENPGEIVAGEITYKGETIFGLEEGPDGELRERHDMLSNDEIRTRIRGNEIAVIFQDPMESLNPVFTVGGQLREFIELNRGLPEDDAREAAIDMLREVGIPDPTQRYEEYPHQFSGGMRQRVLIAMALACEPSLIIADEPTTALDVTVEGQILDLVDDLQKKYGTSFIWVTHDLGVVAEICDRVNVMYLGEIVEQATVDELFYDTRHPYTNALLDSIPRPDRTVDDLEAIEGVMPEAISPPSGCRFHPRCPDGRRVCKQVHPEPKTVADAGGEAHRVACVKYDGFDVGYAESPPLEGKMGNRGDSASATDAESELTANPAIDETGGEERE, encoded by the coding sequence ATGAGTTCCGAACCACTCCTTCGCGTCGAAAATCTCAAGACACAGTTCTTCACGGAATCCGGTACAGTACGCGCCGTCGACGGCATCTCCTTCGAAGTCCACGAAGGCGAAATCGTCGGCCTCGTCGGCGAGAGCGGCGCCGGCAAGAGCGTCGCCTCGATGAGTCTGATGCGACTCATCGAGAACCCCGGCGAGATCGTCGCCGGCGAAATAACGTACAAGGGTGAGACGATCTTCGGCCTCGAGGAGGGGCCCGACGGCGAACTCAGAGAGCGCCACGACATGCTCTCGAACGACGAGATACGGACCCGAATTCGGGGAAACGAGATCGCAGTGATCTTCCAGGACCCCATGGAGTCGCTCAACCCCGTCTTTACAGTCGGCGGTCAGCTGCGGGAGTTCATCGAACTCAACCGCGGCCTCCCGGAGGACGACGCTCGCGAAGCGGCAATCGACATGCTCCGCGAGGTGGGAATCCCCGATCCGACCCAGCGGTACGAGGAGTACCCCCATCAGTTCTCCGGCGGGATGCGCCAGCGCGTCCTCATCGCGATGGCGCTGGCTTGCGAGCCGAGTCTGATCATCGCCGACGAGCCGACGACGGCGCTAGACGTCACCGTCGAGGGGCAGATCCTCGATCTCGTCGACGACCTGCAGAAAAAGTACGGGACGAGCTTCATCTGGGTCACCCACGATCTCGGCGTGGTCGCAGAGATCTGTGACCGCGTCAACGTCATGTACCTCGGTGAGATCGTCGAGCAGGCCACCGTCGACGAATTGTTCTACGACACCAGACATCCCTACACGAACGCCTTGCTCGACTCGATACCTCGGCCCGACCGGACCGTCGACGACCTCGAGGCGATCGAGGGTGTGATGCCCGAGGCGATTTCTCCGCCATCGGGCTGTCGATTCCATCCGCGCTGTCCGGATGGGAGACGGGTCTGCAAGCAGGTCCATCCCGAACCGAAAACCGTCGCCGATGCCGGCGGCGAGGCGCATCGAGTAGCTTGCGTAAAATACGACGGATTCGACGTCGGCTACGCCGAGAGCCCACCGCTGGAGGGGAAGATGGGGAATCGAGGTGACAGCGCATCGGCGACCGACGCCGAGTCGGAACTCACGGCGAACCCAGCCATCGACGAGACCGGAGGTGAGGAACGTGAGTAG
- a CDS encoding ABC transporter ATP-binding protein, translating into MSSGIRVDERSSYDGDDPLLELDGVSKYFDQESGLIAGLQFDPEAFPPISVDRNRVKAVDDVSLEIRPGETLGLVGESGCGKSTLGRTILRLLEPTDGDIYFKGENLASLGGEELRQTRSDMQMIFQDPQSSLDPRMTVGQIITEPMRAHDMLDDEGRETRAKELLEKVGLDARHYNRHPHAFSGGQRQRINFARALSVDPDFVVCDEPVSALDVSVQAQVLNTMEKLQEEFGLTYLFIAHDLSVIRHISDRVAVMYLGHIVELADKEDLFENPQHPYTRALLNSIPVPDPRENGARGVLEGEVPSPADPPSGCRFRTRCPRLIAPDEYDWADGEWEETRAFVRAVKRRTFEPMTAAEIKDEFFDSTLPSGKAGTVIEETIDLVATDRENSGEGDETLRWDAAVDLLLESFAERSICARERPAYDLESADRSAERFAACHLHR; encoded by the coding sequence GTGAGTAGCGGCATTCGGGTGGACGAACGGAGCAGCTACGATGGGGATGACCCGCTGCTCGAACTCGATGGCGTCTCGAAGTACTTCGATCAGGAGTCGGGACTGATCGCGGGGCTGCAGTTCGATCCGGAAGCGTTTCCGCCGATCAGCGTCGACCGAAACAGGGTGAAAGCGGTCGACGACGTCTCCCTCGAGATTCGGCCCGGCGAAACGCTCGGGCTCGTCGGCGAGTCCGGCTGCGGCAAGAGCACGCTCGGGCGGACGATTCTTCGCCTGCTCGAGCCCACGGACGGTGACATCTACTTCAAGGGGGAGAACCTGGCGAGTCTCGGCGGTGAGGAACTCCGACAGACGCGCTCGGACATGCAGATGATCTTTCAGGACCCGCAGTCGTCGCTCGATCCTCGAATGACGGTCGGTCAGATCATCACCGAGCCGATGCGGGCTCACGACATGCTCGACGACGAGGGTCGAGAGACTCGGGCAAAAGAGCTCCTCGAGAAGGTGGGACTCGATGCGCGCCACTACAACCGACATCCACACGCCTTCTCCGGCGGCCAGCGCCAGCGAATCAACTTCGCGCGTGCGCTGTCGGTCGATCCGGATTTCGTCGTCTGCGACGAACCGGTCTCCGCGCTGGACGTCTCGGTCCAGGCGCAGGTGCTGAATACGATGGAGAAACTGCAGGAGGAGTTCGGCCTCACCTACCTCTTCATCGCCCACGACCTTTCGGTCATTCGGCACATCTCCGATCGCGTTGCGGTGATGTACCTCGGCCACATCGTCGAACTCGCCGACAAAGAGGACCTATTCGAAAATCCACAGCATCCCTACACTCGCGCACTGCTCAACTCGATACCCGTCCCGGACCCGCGAGAAAACGGGGCCAGAGGCGTCCTCGAGGGCGAGGTGCCGAGCCCGGCCGATCCACCCTCCGGGTGTCGGTTTCGAACGCGGTGTCCGCGTCTGATCGCACCTGACGAGTACGACTGGGCTGACGGCGAGTGGGAGGAAACGCGAGCCTTCGTGCGAGCGGTCAAGCGTCGGACGTTCGAGCCGATGACGGCCGCCGAAATCAAAGATGAGTTCTTCGATAGCACTCTCCCGAGTGGCAAAGCGGGGACGGTCATCGAGGAGACGATCGATCTCGTCGCGACTGATCGCGAGAACAGTGGCGAGGGCGACGAGACGCTGCGATGGGACGCGGCAGTCGACCTGTTGCTCGAATCCTTCGCCGAGCGAAGTATCTGTGCGCGGGAAAGACCGGCATACGATCTCGAATCGGCGGATCGCTCGGCCGAACGATTCGCGGCGTGTCATCTGCACAGGTGA
- a CDS encoding winged helix-turn-helix transcriptional regulator: MADATDDRLEPSDSPCDVDCYCRLDGLMELLSRRYAMQLICVVGAIGPARYGEIEDAFEDVSSSTLSNRLDDLVDAGYLSREQFAEIPPRVEYALTDEGDELCRRLQPLLEWAADRER, encoded by the coding sequence ATGGCAGATGCAACCGATGATCGACTCGAGCCGTCCGATTCGCCCTGCGACGTCGACTGTTATTGTCGCCTCGACGGGCTCATGGAACTCCTCAGCCGGCGGTACGCGATGCAACTGATATGCGTCGTCGGCGCGATCGGGCCGGCCCGATACGGCGAGATCGAAGACGCTTTTGAAGACGTAAGCAGTTCTACACTCTCGAATCGACTCGACGACCTCGTCGATGCAGGGTACCTCTCTCGGGAACAGTTCGCGGAAATCCCGCCGCGCGTCGAGTACGCCCTTACCGACGAGGGCGACGAACTCTGTCGTCGGTTACAACCGCTGCTCGAGTGGGCCGCCGACCGTGAGCGATAA
- the merB gene encoding organomercurial lyase, whose protein sequence is MTNKSCDCCGTVETRPMEGKIESEPENEAATEDGSTAPGDRWLGDSSPTEAPLPGDVRTAMERFFGDASITTLEDWTGELRRRTGGAIEVDELCHADGETDHWGELDGDRYDFQCFYDAVALAEIASEPVEIHTVSPDGTDIEARATGDGELTATPSTAVVSFGTTVDGSHLPDGEPTLEDAYTAICPSVRAFPTRRAYERWAAKTQAATVGMPLSAATAVATELVD, encoded by the coding sequence ATGACGAACAAAAGCTGCGACTGTTGTGGAACAGTTGAAACCCGGCCGATGGAAGGAAAAATCGAGAGCGAACCCGAAAACGAAGCGGCAACCGAGGATGGATCCACCGCTCCGGGGGACCGCTGGCTCGGCGATTCGTCGCCTACCGAGGCGCCGCTGCCCGGCGACGTCCGGACAGCGATGGAACGGTTCTTCGGTGACGCGTCGATCACCACCCTCGAGGACTGGACGGGCGAACTTCGGCGACGGACTGGCGGTGCGATCGAGGTCGACGAACTCTGTCACGCCGACGGGGAGACGGACCACTGGGGGGAATTAGACGGCGACCGGTACGACTTCCAGTGTTTCTACGACGCCGTTGCGCTCGCCGAGATTGCATCGGAACCGGTCGAAATCCACACCGTCAGCCCAGACGGGACGGACATCGAGGCTCGCGCAACGGGAGACGGTGAACTGACCGCAACGCCGTCGACTGCGGTCGTCTCGTTCGGAACCACAGTCGACGGCTCGCATCTACCGGACGGAGAACCGACGCTCGAGGACGCATACACGGCAATCTGTCCGTCGGTTCGTGCGTTCCCGACACGCCGCGCGTACGAGCGATGGGCGGCAAAAACGCAGGCGGCGACGGTCGGTATGCCGCTGTCGGCCGCGACTGCAGTTGCGACCGAGCTGGTCGATTGA
- a CDS encoding DUF7556 family protein, with protein sequence MKSDATTSDETIVGSIDSTAASDEYVIADISADGAWLSMQADDAPALPAWR encoded by the coding sequence ATGAAATCAGACGCAACGACTTCCGATGAAACGATCGTCGGTTCGATCGATTCGACGGCTGCAAGCGATGAATACGTCATTGCGGACATCTCTGCTGACGGAGCCTGGCTTTCCATGCAAGCGGACGACGCACCGGCTCTTCCAGCCTGGCGATAA
- a CDS encoding CBS domain-containing protein, which yields MNVADAMTPREDVVTADLPGTRSDVLEYLQEQSFSSVPVVKPADNGPEYRGLISRETLIEQPDEDQLVMLMEENVPTTTSETALEEAARTMVDSGARRVPVVDGEFEGIITVTDVIHAIAAGDQQTDGAVESYVSVDVNTTYEGTPLPVAERELSYANVPYTVALDDDGEMSGVLTEVDILDVARIVEGEEATGDNFGDQDDEWSWEGIKAVGSRYLPTRDIEIPARPIREFMSDDIVTVSAGMSVQEAAQRMISNDIEQIPLVTGEQLAGIVCDMDLLEALYE from the coding sequence ATGAACGTAGCCGACGCGATGACGCCCCGCGAGGACGTGGTGACAGCTGACCTGCCAGGTACTCGTTCGGATGTCCTCGAGTATCTCCAAGAACAATCGTTTTCGTCAGTTCCGGTCGTCAAGCCGGCCGACAACGGCCCGGAGTATCGCGGACTGATCTCTCGTGAGACGCTCATCGAACAGCCCGACGAAGACCAGCTGGTCATGCTGATGGAGGAGAACGTGCCGACGACGACCTCGGAGACCGCACTCGAGGAGGCCGCCCGAACGATGGTCGATTCGGGCGCGCGGCGGGTTCCGGTCGTAGATGGCGAATTCGAGGGCATCATCACGGTGACGGACGTGATTCACGCGATCGCAGCCGGCGATCAGCAAACGGACGGGGCTGTCGAGTCCTACGTCAGCGTGGACGTGAACACGACCTACGAGGGGACGCCGCTTCCCGTCGCCGAACGAGAACTCTCCTACGCGAACGTTCCCTACACCGTCGCGCTGGACGACGATGGAGAGATGAGCGGCGTTCTCACGGAGGTCGACATACTCGACGTTGCCCGGATCGTCGAGGGAGAAGAGGCGACCGGGGACAACTTCGGCGATCAGGACGACGAATGGTCGTGGGAAGGGATCAAAGCCGTCGGCAGCCGCTATCTCCCCACGCGAGACATCGAGATTCCGGCGAGACCGATCCGGGAGTTCATGAGCGACGACATCGTTACGGTTTCGGCCGGAATGTCGGTCCAGGAGGCTGCACAGCGAATGATCAGCAACGACATCGAACAGATTCCGCTTGTCACGGGCGAGCAATTAGCCGGCATCGTCTGTGACATGGATCTGCTGGAGGCACTCTATGAGTGA
- the glyS gene encoding glycine--tRNA ligase → MSEHERAEPTDSTSEKLVELAKRRGYFFQSAGAYGGVGGFYTFGPQGAALKGNVEEAWRDRFAVAEGNMEIDAPTIMPEPVFEASGHLDGFDDMLVECPECGESHRADHVVEDETEYEDAESLPIPEVEEVIAEYELVCPNCGAGLAGQAVEAFNLMFATNIGPGDSQPGYLRPETAQGIFVEFPRLKEYARNQLPFGVTQIGRAYRNEISPRRSIIRTREFTQAELEYFIDPEADDPDLSAVEDVEVTLYPANEQNDEDGSEIETTIGDAVEEGIITDRWVAYFLGVAKPWYEAVGVDMDRFRYRQHLSGERAHYASDCWDAESEIDGNWIEMAGFAHRGNYDLSKHGDHSGDRFTIFKQYDEPKTVERATVDPDMSYLGPEFGGDAQTVVQKLEELAARDRDAFDGETVEIDLDGETHDVPVETTGFAVEEQTEAGEHITPHVVEPSFGVDRLVYTVLHHAYREDEVDGEERTYLELEPEVAPTFVGVFPLQSDDDLETEATGIAAALREAGLSVTYDDSGNIGRRYRRQDEVGTPFCVTVDYESLEDEAVTVRERDTTAQKRLPIEDLPETLSAIRAGELEFDNLEE, encoded by the coding sequence ATGAGTGAGCACGAACGTGCCGAACCGACCGACTCGACGAGCGAGAAACTCGTCGAACTGGCGAAACGGCGCGGGTACTTCTTCCAGTCCGCCGGAGCCTACGGCGGCGTCGGCGGCTTCTACACGTTCGGACCTCAGGGTGCCGCGCTGAAGGGGAACGTCGAGGAGGCCTGGCGCGATCGCTTCGCGGTCGCCGAAGGGAACATGGAAATCGACGCGCCGACGATCATGCCCGAACCGGTCTTCGAAGCATCGGGTCACCTCGATGGGTTCGACGACATGCTCGTCGAGTGTCCGGAATGCGGCGAGAGCCACCGGGCGGATCACGTCGTCGAAGACGAGACGGAGTACGAAGACGCCGAGAGCCTCCCCATTCCGGAAGTCGAGGAGGTCATCGCCGAGTACGAACTCGTCTGCCCGAACTGCGGCGCGGGACTCGCGGGGCAGGCCGTCGAAGCCTTCAACCTCATGTTCGCGACGAACATCGGCCCCGGCGACTCCCAGCCGGGTTACCTGCGCCCCGAAACGGCACAGGGGATTTTCGTCGAGTTCCCGCGGCTCAAGGAGTACGCGCGCAACCAACTTCCCTTCGGCGTCACCCAGATCGGGCGCGCCTATCGCAACGAGATCAGTCCTCGTCGCTCGATAATCCGAACGCGGGAGTTCACGCAGGCCGAACTCGAGTACTTCATCGACCCCGAAGCCGACGACCCGGATCTCTCCGCCGTCGAAGACGTCGAGGTCACGTTGTATCCGGCCAACGAGCAGAACGACGAGGACGGCTCGGAGATCGAGACGACAATCGGCGATGCAGTCGAGGAGGGCATCATCACTGACCGATGGGTTGCGTACTTCCTCGGCGTCGCGAAACCGTGGTACGAGGCGGTCGGCGTCGACATGGATCGGTTCCGCTACCGCCAACACCTCTCGGGCGAGCGAGCCCACTACGCCAGCGACTGCTGGGACGCGGAAAGCGAGATCGACGGCAACTGGATCGAGATGGCCGGCTTCGCCCACCGCGGCAACTACGATCTGTCGAAACACGGAGACCACTCCGGCGACCGGTTCACGATCTTCAAACAGTACGACGAACCCAAGACCGTCGAACGCGCCACCGTCGATCCGGATATGAGCTACCTCGGGCCGGAGTTCGGCGGCGACGCCCAGACTGTGGTCCAAAAGCTCGAGGAGTTGGCGGCTCGGGATCGCGATGCGTTCGACGGAGAGACCGTCGAGATCGATCTCGACGGCGAAACCCACGACGTTCCAGTGGAAACGACAGGTTTTGCGGTCGAAGAACAGACGGAAGCTGGCGAGCACATCACGCCCCACGTCGTCGAGCCCTCCTTCGGTGTCGACCGGCTCGTCTATACGGTTTTGCATCACGCCTACCGCGAAGACGAAGTCGACGGCGAAGAACGAACGTACCTCGAACTCGAACCCGAAGTCGCACCCACCTTCGTCGGCGTCTTCCCGCTACAGAGTGACGACGATCTGGAGACCGAAGCCACGGGGATCGCAGCGGCTTTGCGTGAAGCGGGGCTGTCGGTCACGTACGACGACTCCGGTAATATCGGTCGGCGCTACCGTCGTCAGGACGAAGTCGGGACGCCGTTTTGCGTGACTGTCGACTACGAGAGTCTGGAAGACGAAGCCGTGACCGTCCGCGAACGCGACACGACCGCACAGAAGCGACTGCCGATCGAGGATCTGCCGGAAACCCTGTCGGCGATTCGAGCCGGCGAACTCGAGTTCGACAATCTCGAGGAGTAA
- a CDS encoding dolichol kinase, producing MADELKRRLVHASGSGLVALYLLADYSEVGLTWAGFRALMIVLASGALVLEFLRLRVGLDWRLYDVLTREYEQDNPAAYALYLISMAAVVVAFGPDIALPAMLMLALGDPISGAVSDNTLKRVKPPKVLGTMFLVSTLIAIPFLPITAALVAALGATIADGVTLEIRTYIIDDNLTIPIYAACLAFLALRFVPL from the coding sequence ATGGCCGACGAACTGAAACGGCGACTCGTCCATGCAAGCGGGTCGGGTCTGGTCGCCCTCTATCTGCTCGCCGACTATTCCGAGGTAGGGCTGACGTGGGCTGGTTTTCGCGCCCTCATGATCGTCCTCGCGAGCGGTGCGCTCGTCCTCGAGTTCCTGCGGCTTCGGGTCGGACTCGACTGGCGGCTCTACGACGTGCTCACTCGCGAGTACGAACAGGACAACCCCGCCGCCTACGCGCTATACCTGATCAGCATGGCCGCCGTGGTCGTGGCCTTCGGACCGGATATCGCCCTCCCTGCGATGTTGATGCTCGCCCTGGGAGACCCGATCAGTGGAGCCGTCTCCGACAACACCCTCAAGCGAGTCAAGCCACCGAAAGTACTCGGTACGATGTTCCTCGTCTCGACCCTCATCGCGATTCCGTTCCTGCCGATTACGGCGGCGCTGGTCGCCGCCCTAGGCGCGACGATCGCCGACGGCGTGACCCTCGAAATTCGAACGTACATCATCGACGATAACCTGACGATCCCGATTTACGCCGCCTGTCTCGCGTTTCTGGCGCTCAGATTTGTACCGCTGTAG
- a CDS encoding PH domain-containing protein has product MIEQFDLTLFGILGVVLTVINDSRGIESVVAGTRSLLIIAFVYFTLQLIVQTVEWWNFEITIEDESLSVRSGFFRIQHRTVPFSRIQQSSTFRTPVSSLFGITAFECETAGDPEEAEVTARYLDTDDAAVLQQRLPTTPDQTGDTNKDSQETVFSLSPRELVLFGCTQLQLRTVALSIGAGWLVLFTSLESLSSPRSLLIDLFSGILPLSPGLMLIIVGIGGWLVGAVLSIERLFGFQLSVEDNNFRKQHGLIRQYDADLSLARIQVARIRANPLHRVLGLVQADVGTAGISGSLPFGLHWPLAPLVETHIGWQLVERAIGRGRPTLQSIPTRARRRYLVRYSFGTLALAGGTVVLRQFIPALDLIPLGMFGGILVITPLAAHVSWTHRGYELADDCIVVRYGFWTQRTYVVPYDNIQDMTISQSPFQRRVGLISVRLDIASLPFLPGIRLSDVNESVGTTVQRRLLDENLPEEPACPS; this is encoded by the coding sequence GTGATTGAACAGTTCGACTTAACGCTTTTCGGTATACTCGGTGTTGTACTAACAGTAATTAATGATAGTCGGGGAATAGAGTCAGTCGTCGCTGGTACCAGGTCGCTACTCATAATCGCTTTCGTATATTTTACATTGCAGTTGATAGTTCAAACTGTTGAATGGTGGAACTTCGAAATCACCATCGAAGATGAATCACTTTCAGTTCGATCTGGCTTTTTCCGGATTCAACATCGTACCGTTCCATTTTCCCGAATTCAACAGTCCTCCACGTTTCGTACGCCAGTTAGCAGCCTTTTTGGCATAACTGCATTTGAGTGCGAAACCGCTGGCGATCCTGAGGAGGCAGAAGTAACGGCCCGGTATCTTGACACCGACGACGCTGCAGTTCTCCAGCAGCGACTCCCTACCACCCCTGACCAGACAGGAGATACTAACAAGGATAGTCAGGAGACCGTTTTTTCACTTTCTCCACGAGAACTCGTTCTTTTTGGGTGTACCCAACTTCAACTACGGACGGTCGCCCTGTCCATTGGTGCAGGGTGGCTAGTATTGTTTACCTCACTGGAGTCCCTTTCTAGTCCTCGATCGCTACTTATCGATCTGTTTAGTGGAATACTGCCCCTCTCACCAGGATTAATGCTCATCATTGTCGGAATCGGTGGCTGGTTGGTCGGGGCTGTGCTCTCAATCGAACGACTATTCGGGTTTCAATTGTCGGTAGAAGACAACAATTTCCGAAAGCAACACGGACTTATCAGACAGTACGACGCAGACCTGTCGCTCGCTCGAATTCAAGTGGCACGGATCAGAGCGAATCCACTGCATCGCGTTCTTGGCTTAGTACAGGCAGATGTCGGTACCGCCGGTATCTCGGGCTCACTCCCCTTTGGACTTCACTGGCCACTGGCACCGCTCGTTGAGACGCACATCGGCTGGCAACTCGTCGAACGTGCGATCGGTCGCGGCCGACCTACGTTGCAGTCTATTCCCACTCGCGCTCGACGACGCTATCTCGTCAGATACAGTTTTGGCACGCTCGCTCTGGCCGGTGGCACTGTCGTACTACGACAATTCATTCCAGCGCTCGACTTAATCCCACTCGGGATGTTTGGCGGTATTCTCGTCATCACACCACTTGCAGCACATGTTTCGTGGACTCACCGTGGCTATGAGCTGGCGGATGACTGTATCGTTGTCCGCTATGGCTTTTGGACACAACGGACCTACGTCGTCCCATACGACAATATCCAGGATATGACGATCTCTCAATCACCGTTTCAACGGCGGGTCGGGCTCATCTCAGTACGCCTTGATATCGCTTCATTACCGTTTCTTCCTGGAATTCGACTCTCCGATGTCAACGAATCGGTTGGAACTACGGTTCAACGACGGCTTCTCGATGAGAATCTTCCTGAAGAACCAGCGTGTCCATCATGA
- a CDS encoding PH domain-containing protein — translation MPCKRFQTDTVMNRLHSRIQILWILKWLLLGIGIGVGVSVLTTTFSVTDLSTLVIVFLFLIVGTMLAVLRFRRFRYEIRKDGIHLRQGVVTIRDTFVPADKIQHIDINHSLLGRPFGLVSLRIHTAGVFDGQITIPGLDSDRATALSNQLNQLTDDGKSV, via the coding sequence ATGCCTTGCAAGCGTTTCCAGACAGATACTGTGATGAACAGACTTCATTCGCGTATCCAAATCCTATGGATACTGAAATGGCTATTGCTGGGGATTGGAATCGGAGTCGGAGTTTCAGTTCTCACGACTACGTTTTCAGTGACAGATCTGTCGACCCTCGTCATCGTATTTCTGTTTCTTATCGTTGGTACTATGCTGGCTGTCCTTCGATTCCGCAGGTTCCGATACGAGATTCGAAAGGATGGTATTCATTTACGACAAGGCGTGGTCACTATTCGAGATACATTCGTACCTGCTGATAAGATACAACATATCGATATCAACCACAGTCTCCTCGGGAGACCATTTGGACTCGTTTCGCTTCGAATCCATACCGCGGGCGTATTTGACGGCCAAATCACTATTCCTGGCCTTGATTCGGACCGTGCAACGGCACTCTCGAACCAGCTCAATCAATTGACCGATGACGGTAAGTCAGTATGA